The following proteins come from a genomic window of Pseudomonas cichorii:
- a CDS encoding YybH family protein, translated as MSTYDDNAREQIQASLQRWAMAVRNKDLDAITAYYHPQVVAYDAIIQLQFKGIEAYREHWQHCLGMCQGPMLFEMQDLTIHADGDVAFAHWLNHCGAADESGEMKGSWMRASAGYLLTAEGWKAVHEHFSAPFDMQSGKALFDLKP; from the coding sequence ATGAGCACCTATGACGACAATGCCAGGGAGCAGATTCAGGCATCGCTGCAAAGATGGGCCATGGCTGTGCGCAACAAGGATCTGGACGCAATCACCGCTTATTACCACCCGCAAGTGGTCGCTTACGATGCGATCATTCAGTTGCAGTTCAAAGGCATCGAAGCCTATCGCGAGCACTGGCAACACTGCCTGGGCATGTGCCAGGGCCCCATGCTGTTTGAGATGCAGGACCTCACCATCCATGCCGATGGTGATGTGGCCTTTGCCCACTGGCTGAATCATTGCGGCGCCGCCGATGAAAGCGGCGAGATGAAAGGCTCATGGATGAGGGCCAGCGCTGGCTACCTGCTGACTGCCGAAGGCTGGAAAGCCGTCCATGAGCACTTTTCCGCACCTTTCGACATGCAGAGCGGCAAGGCGCTGTTCGACCTCAAGCCCTGA
- a CDS encoding MFS transporter, giving the protein MTAIVKPRPQPFSRADYKTLSLAALGGALEIYDFIIFVFFALTLSQLFFPPDMPEWLRLLQSFGIFVTGYLARPLGGILMAHFADRLGRKRMFSLSILMMALPCLLIGIMPTYAQIGYWAPLILLALRILQGAAVGGEVPSAWVFVAEHAPAGHRGYALGVLQAGLTFGYLLGALTATWLARVFTPAEVLDYAWRIPFLLGGVFGVVGVWLRRWLSETPVFVAMQAQRENRQGLPLGQVLREHRQSLLPAALLTCVLTSAVVVLVVITPTVMQKSFGISASDTFALSAIGIVFLNIGCVLAGMLVDRIGAWRGVIVYSLLLPLGIGVLYASLVLQWLPLTVAYAMAGLASGIVGVVPSVMVGLFPPGIRVSGISFTYNIAYALWASTTPLMLIALMPWSPWVCVAYGVVMGCVGLLTAAVFGLHKGMAVDDGLTCRV; this is encoded by the coding sequence ATGACAGCCATTGTTAAACCACGCCCTCAGCCATTCTCCAGGGCCGACTACAAGACCTTGAGCCTTGCCGCTCTGGGCGGCGCTCTTGAAATCTACGACTTCATCATCTTCGTATTCTTCGCTCTGACCCTCAGCCAGCTGTTCTTCCCGCCAGACATGCCCGAATGGCTGCGCCTGCTGCAAAGCTTCGGCATCTTCGTCACCGGCTATCTGGCACGTCCGCTGGGCGGCATCCTGATGGCGCATTTTGCCGACCGTCTGGGCCGCAAACGGATGTTCAGCCTGAGCATCCTGATGATGGCGTTACCCTGCCTGCTGATCGGTATCATGCCCACCTACGCCCAGATCGGTTACTGGGCGCCGCTGATCCTGCTGGCGCTGCGCATCCTGCAAGGTGCCGCCGTGGGTGGGGAAGTGCCGAGCGCCTGGGTGTTCGTCGCCGAACATGCGCCTGCGGGGCATCGCGGCTATGCCCTCGGGGTTCTGCAAGCCGGGCTGACGTTCGGGTATCTGCTGGGCGCGCTGACAGCGACCTGGCTGGCCCGGGTGTTCACTCCTGCGGAAGTTCTGGATTACGCCTGGCGCATCCCGTTCCTGCTGGGTGGTGTATTTGGCGTGGTGGGTGTCTGGCTGCGTCGCTGGCTCAGCGAAACCCCGGTATTCGTTGCCATGCAGGCACAGCGCGAAAACAGGCAGGGCCTGCCGTTGGGCCAGGTATTGCGCGAACATCGCCAGTCGCTGCTGCCCGCGGCCTTGCTCACCTGCGTGCTGACCTCCGCCGTGGTGGTGCTGGTAGTAATTACCCCGACCGTCATGCAGAAAAGCTTTGGCATCAGCGCCAGCGACACCTTTGCCTTGAGCGCTATCGGCATTGTCTTTCTCAACATCGGCTGTGTGCTGGCCGGCATGCTGGTGGATCGCATCGGTGCCTGGCGGGGCGTGATCGTCTACAGCCTGTTGCTGCCGCTGGGCATCGGCGTGTTGTACGCCAGCCTTGTCCTGCAATGGCTGCCGCTGACGGTCGCCTATGCCATGGCCGGTCTGGCCAGCGGTATTGTCGGGGTCGTGCCGTCGGTCATGGTGGGGCTGTTCCCGCCCGGCATCCGGGTATCGGGCATCTCCTTCACCTACAACATCGCCTACGCACTCTGGGCCAGCACCACGCCGCTGATGCTGATCGCCCTGATGCCCTGGAGCCCGTGGGTCTGCGTCGCCTATGGCGTGGTCATGGGCTGTGTCGGCTTGCTCACCGCTGCGGTCTTCGGCCTGCACAAGGGCATGGCCGTGGATGACGGGCTGACCTGTCGCGTTTGA